The Agromyces mariniharenae sequence TGGTGGTCGGCGAGGTCGGCGCATCGGCGCTGCCGACCGACGTGCGCGTGGTGCGCGAGGAGCCGCCGTTCGGCGGCCCGGCGGCGGCGGTCGCGGCAGGCGTGCGCGCGCTCGGCGGGGATGCTGATGTGGTGCTCCTGCTCGCCGGGGACCTGCCGTTCGTGGCGGCGGCGATCGCGCCGCTCCTCGATGCGCTCGGCAGGGGCGCCCCCGATGCCGATGGTGCGCGAGCGGTCGATGCCGACGGTCGCGCGCAGCACCTCACCTGCGTCGTGCGTCGAGCGGCGCTCGAGGCGGCCGTCGCCGCGGCATCCGATGGGCGAACGCTCGACGGCGTCTCGATGCGGACGCTGCTCGAGCCGCTGCGTCTCGTCGACATCGCCGTGGCGCCCGAGGCGACGATGGA is a genomic window containing:
- the mobA gene encoding molybdenum cofactor guanylyltransferase, encoding MLVLDAVILMGGRAERLGGAAKGDLRVDGRTLLERVVDAADVARDRVVVGEVGASALPTDVRVVREEPPFGGPAAAVAAGVRALGGDADVVLLLAGDLPFVAAAIAPLLDALGRGAPDADGARAVDADGRAQHLTCVVRRAALEAAVAAASDGRTLDGVSMRTLLEPLRLVDIAVAPEATMDVDTWADADAVGATGGEGR